ATTCGTACATAAGGATATGCAAAGAGTGTAAAGTATTAACAGCTATATGCAGCAGAAGCATCTAAAATGCTCCAGAAAAGACATTTTATGAGCTGAATGTTCACTGTAGACATGGAAGATAGATCATTCTTTCTAGAATGCCAGTAAGGTCAAAACAAAAGTTCTCATGTTACAGGAGACAAACAGAGTTTCTGAACAAGCAACTGTAtgtctgtaaaaaaaaaaagagtaaccTTATTTTGTACCATAATCCTTTAACGGTAATAATTGAGGATAGTTGGTTTCATATAGAAGGTCAGGACAATAAAACAATTGTACGAAATTGCTAAGTGTTACAGCATCTTGTCGAGTAGCAGAGGTAGGAACAGGACAAGTGGGATTTTAACAGAGGATGAATTCAGGATGTGTAAGCGCGCCCTCAGCATTGAGTGCAAATCATAATGCTTGGAGGTGAGTGAATAATAAATATCTAATTGATCAAAGACACAATAACATAAAGTTGGTTGTTGCATGGAAAAGATAAAAGTTCAGAATAGAAAGAAAGTGCACCTTCAGAGTAGGCTTTCATATCCACATGATCAATGTTTTCAATTTTTCCCCAGTCTGAACCAACATTCCTTTCATAGAGCTTCAGAAACCTTGGGTCACAGCCCCAGATTGTGAGCTTATTAAGTGAAAATGGCAGCTTGGGGAGAAACTGAATTCGAGGGGCTTTTTCGATATGCAAACTCTGTAGTGATACCAACTTTTCCATCTGAGTAGGTAGGGTCTGCAGATTCTTAGCAACTCCTATCTCGATCAAACGGAGTGAAGAAGCATTCTGAAGCAACCACTCCTCTGGCAAGGAATCCATTGCATAATCATCACCAATATGCAGCTCCAAGGTGTACCTGAGGCTCTTTATTGGCTCCACCAGCAACATGGCTTCACGATCAACTTTGAGCTTCCATAGCATAAAGGAGCAGCCAGCCTGTGGAGATGATGAAGAATAGATTTTGTCACAGTACAGGATTGATAGAGTTCTCAGGGAGGCAGCAGCTCCAAGCCCACCGAGTGATAACAAGCTTTCACATCTGGCTATCAACAtatcattgagatttttcaGTGTCCTAAACACTTCATCTGATGGAAGTTTTTCTACACTACTGCAACTGACCAATGATAACCTTCTGAGATAGGTGAGGTTTGGCAGTGACATGAGAACTGAAGCCTCAATATGACAGCATGGATTGATATCCAAGTTATTGAGTGATGTAGGGAACAGATTGCTGTCAGTCTTAACATTCCTCAGCATTGGGCATGCAACTATTTCTAGGAAATTCAAGTGATGTAATTCTGTGAAACCATTTGCCGGTAGATGGCATAGTTTTGCACAATGTCTCACGAGTAATGTCTTGAGGTGCTGAAGATGTTGCTGTTGATCTAGGAGACCATCCAAAGAAGTCAAATGTGCACAACTTTCAATGTGCAAAAGAGAAAGACGCGAATCTACTGATAATGATTCACATGTGCTAGCATATGCCTGATGTAATCTAGGGAGAACTGCAAGCCCAACATGCCTTATTATTAATTTCTCAAGGGTACAAGGTAAAGCAGGGAGTTTCTTCAGGTTAGGGCACCACCGGACGATCAGCGTATTGAGCAATGGGGGCAGAAATGCATTATCTGATTCTATGCTCCCAGATTGCTCCTCAATCACCGAGCCTAATTGGAAAAGGTGTTCCAGCTTTAGATACTTCAGTGAACTAAGCTCCTTAAATGATGGCAGGGTCCTCCATTCCATGCAGTATTGAAGCTCAAGTGACACCAAATGGATGAGAAATGAAGTCTCGATCCAAACCGGAAGTTGGACTCCATTGTATCCATACACATGCAACTGCTGAATTCCTTTGTTTGGTTCTAGGTTATCGATGATTTGATGATCTATATCCTCTGGATCATTTGAGTGTTTGTTCCATGATAGTGACAAAAACATCATGTCTGGTTTGTCCTTTAATTTGATCTCCATTGCGTCTTTACAGTTCCTGACATTTTGGAGGTTTCTTAGGCTGAGTCGCTTAAGGTTTGTTAAAGTACTCAATGCACTCAACATGTGACCATCATTTTTAGCTACCTCGAATTCTTGTAACTCCTGAAGTGTTGTTGGCATCCCAGTTTTAAGTATCTTTGATAACATACTGTCAGGAACATGAAGACAACGCAAGAAACGCATGTTCCGTATGCCATCCAAGTCTGCTTGTTTACCTGTGAAATATTTGAGCTTGAACACTTGCAGATGACAGAGTTTAAGGATACTTCGAATATGAGACTTATCACATGAAAACAGGAAGAGGTAACGGAGCTGTGTTAGACTGGGGATTTCATCAAGTGCATTAGAGAGGGATGGCACATCCAAGTATAGCAGACGCAAGCGTGCCGATTTACGAAGAACTTCTCCAAGCATAAGTTCAGCCTCTTGATCAAGACAAAATTCACTTTGTATAATAAGAGTACGTAAATTTGTTATAGGGGGGATTGCTCTTAAAGAGCCACAATGTGCAATAGACAAGTGTACTGTTGTCCGCCTGACATCTTGAAAATTATTGTCATCTACTCTTGCGCATTCATTTCGTGCAACAAACTGTGCACAGTCATGCATCAAATTATGCAGGACATAATATTCTTTCATATTTCCATTAGAAGGGTCTGTTTCCAGCAAACGGCAAAAGAACGATTTCCTTACTAATGCAGCAAAGTATTGTTCCCCAACATCCTCTGCACTAAACAGGTAGGCAGCCTTCTTATGCTGTAAGCCAGTATCATCTTGTTTCGATAAGCCAAAAGGTATCAATCCAGAACTAATCCACATGTTTGCTAATTCCACCTTGTTAAATTTGTATCCCTTTGGAAATATACTAAAGTATCTAAAGCAAATTTGCAGTTCTGAAGGTAGACGTTCATAGCTCAACCTAGAACTTGCAAAAATGGCATTAAGTCCCAGTTTCTGCCAGCCTTTCTGTAGGACGGCATTCCAATGATGGTTCTCCACACATGATCCCAACCATGAAGCGACCTTTTCTGTTACAAGTGGGCATCCTCCAGTATTTTCGGCTATCTGTTCACCGATCAACCGAAGATGATAATAACCTTCAGAATGCACTTGAGAAGGCAACCGACTCATGAACAACAAGAGATTGTCACTTTTGCCCAATTCATCCAGTTCCAGACATTCAGCTGGAGACCCTACAGCTTCTGCTGCCATATCAACCACTGATTGCATTCGAGTTGTCAGCAGGATACTGCTCCCTCTCTTACAGTTACTGAGAGTAGCCACCAGTGCTTCCCACTTCTTCACACTTTCGTCTTCCCAGGTATCATCCAGAACAAGCAAAAGCCTTTTGCCCGTAAGAGCGTGCTGCAGAAACTTTAAACTATAGTATTCAGGCGACACACTGGTAACAGTTTCCATTATGATTTTTGCTATTGTCTCTGTAGTGAAATCATAAGGCACTTGAACCCACACAACAAAGTCGAAAATGGTTGACACAATGGGTTCTTGGCAAGCTACCTTGGCAAGTGCAGTTTTCCCCATGCCAGCCACACCCAGAATTGCAAAAAGCCGGATATGATCAGTGCTGAAGATCTCAGACTCAGAGTTTTCAGCTGGTTGCTTGATCAACCACTGCACTATCtgctccttctccctctctcggccAAAGAGCTGTatctcttccttctctctccctcggctaaCCACCTCTATATcttccttctccctccctcggCCAACTGCCACCGGAGTGGTTGTTCTGCTGGAGGATACAGAGATCTCAAATCGTAAATACCGTATTCGTGCTGCAATATCCGCTAACCTCATCAGGTGATCCAGCCCTTCCCGTATGGCATACGAATCAGGAGATTTCGCAAACTTGTTGGTGATCTTTgccttgagaatattgaaggtcggGTGGCGACCCTGTCCCACCAGCCCACGGTATTCGATCTCCTCGATCCAGTGCTCGAACCCCTCAATGTCAATCCTGAAACTCCAGATTTCTTTAAGATTGTAGCTGAACGGAATTTTCAGATTGGTCAGAACCAGATGACGGAACTCATCGAATATTGCTCGAACATGTCCGAGTCGTTCCAATATCTTCTCCTTGTCGACACCACCAAATCTTTTCTTGctccccttctccttctccttgacACCACCAAAGTAGAATAAAGCTCTGTCCATCAAAGATATGGCAACTGTCAGCAAGGGTTCGCAGAAAGACCAGTCCAGTGCTTCTTCCATTACTACCGGATCCAattcttcctccttttcttcGCACTGTTTTCCAACGATAAGTGCAATATCTTGTGGTGTGGAGGAAGACAAACCGGATCGCACCACAAGACAAGAACTACTATCAGCGAAACAACAAAAACAGAAAAGATTTCAGTGCTTCAAATCCATATGTGTACTCCCGAAGAGGTCGCAGAAGCCGCAGGCGACGAAGCGAGGCATTGGCTCGGGTCCCCGCACAGGAGGCGGCAGCACGGGGGATCGATTCCGGCGCCGACGGCTGGTGCTCCCGGCGGGCgcgcaccgtggaccgtggtGGTGGCGAACTGCGGGCTGCGGCTCCCGGAGAGGCGGCGGAGTGGGccccggcgaggcgaggcgaggcgaggcggcgcgagGCTGTACACGCGCGTCGCCgttcctcttcttttctctcgaTCCGGAGACGGGGATTGATCTGGATGAATTTGCCACCGAATTGGCAGAACTCACGTGATTTCCCACCTAACTCCGGCAATTCCTCTATCTTCTACAGCACTTTCAACCTATTTTCTTATTTTGTTAGACTCTTTGACTTTTacttttgcaaaatttgttacACAGCActcaaaatttgtgtaatttacTGATAGATATAAAAAACATGCCATGGCTGGAATCTTTTGGGAGAAAATTTCCTAAATACCCCTGAAAAATTTCACAATCTTTTCTATACCCCTAAATTTT
This genomic window from Oryza sativa Japonica Group chromosome 12, ASM3414082v1 contains:
- the LOC4352326 gene encoding disease resistance protein RGA2, coding for MEEALDWSFCEPLLTVAISLMDRALFYFGGVKEKEKGSKKRFGGVDKEKILERLGHVRAIFDEFRHLVLTNLKIPFSYNLKEIWSFRIDIEGFEHWIEEIEYRGLVGQGRHPTFNILKAKITNKFAKSPDSYAIREGLDHLMRLADIAARIRYLRFEISVSSSRTTTPVAVGRGREKEDIEVVSRGREKEEIQLFGREREKEQIVQWLIKQPAENSESEIFSTDHIRLFAILGVAGMGKTALAKVACQEPIVSTIFDFVVWVQVPYDFTTETIAKIIMETVTSVSPEYYSLKFLQHALTGKRLLLVLDDTWEDESVKKWEALVATLSNCKRGSSILLTTRMQSVVDMAAEAVGSPAECLELDELGKSDNLLLFMSRLPSQVHSEGYYHLRLIGEQIAENTGGCPLVTEKVASWLGSCVENHHWNAVLQKGWQKLGLNAIFASSRLSYERLPSELQICFRYFSIFPKGYKFNKVELANMWISSGLIPFGLSKQDDTGLQHKKAAYLFSAEDVGEQYFAALVRKSFFCRLLETDPSNGNMKEYYVLHNLMHDCAQFVARNECARVDDNNFQDVRRTTVHLSIAHCGSLRAIPPITNLRTLIIQSEFCLDQEAELMLGEVLRKSARLRLLYLDVPSLSNALDEIPSLTQLRYLFLFSCDKSHIRSILKLCHLQVFKLKYFTGKQADLDGIRNMRFLRCLHVPDSMLSKILKTGMPTTLQELQEFEVAKNDGHMLSALSTLTNLKRLSLRNLQNVRNCKDAMEIKLKDKPDMMFLSLSWNKHSNDPEDIDHQIIDNLEPNKGIQQLHVYGYNGVQLPVWIETSFLIHLVSLELQYCMEWRTLPSFKELSSLKYLKLEHLFQLGSVIEEQSGSIESDNAFLPPLLNTLIVRWCPNLKKLPALPCTLEKLIIRHVGLAVLPRLHQAYASTCESLSVDSRLSLLHIESCAHLTSLDGLLDQQQHLQHLKTLLVRHCAKLCHLPANGFTELHHLNFLEIVACPMLRNVKTDSNLFPTSLNNLDINPCCHIEASVLMSLPNLTYLRRLSLVSCSSVEKLPSDEVFRTLKNLNDMLIARCESLLSLGGLGAAASLRTLSILYCDKIYSSSSPQAGCSFMLWKLKVDREAMLLVEPIKSLRYTLELHIGDDYAMDSLPEEWLLQNASSLRLIEIGVAKNLQTLPTQMEKLVSLQSLHIEKAPRIQFLPKLPFSLNKLTIWGCDPRFLKLYERNVGSDWGKIENIDHVDMKAYSEETSDDDDDKIQHFDDSISYPSSQFIVID